GTGCATCCGCAGAACAGAAGAGCTGGACTGACATGGAGTCGCATCTTGCTTCCGATGCTCCGAGGCTGTAGGTGGTTTTTAGGGAACAGATCTAGAGGTGTGTTGGATTCTTGCCtcgctttgtttttttggctttgaaTCCGCAATGGATGCTGCCTCTGCATTCCTAAAGTAAGGGCTGCTGCATGGTAATTCAGCGGAACATGAATTATTCTCTTCAGTTTTATGTGATTGCTGCGAGCTGTATATCGTGTTTTCCTTCTGGTGGAGGGAGATGAGAACCTTCCTCCGCCTTTCAGTCTTGTGGAGCTGTCAGAGAATTGTCAACATTTAGGGAGGTGATCATTGGAAAGCCAATATCATTAAAGGCACCGGGTGCCGGAGATGGCTCTAGGGCGAAAAAACTGCATGTTAAAGTGATGACCTCTGAACTTTCAACCTCAGGTCAGCTAACGGGGGCCTCCAAAGACCCTAAAGGGATTTTTAAAGCCGCATCAGGAGTGCGTTTGTCCATACGAAATGCTGCAGTGTGTCGGGGAATTCCTCGTCTCACCTCAAAATATGCCAGGAGACACTTTGAATCACCACTTGGGGGACGTCTTTCATCTACAAGGCTGGCCGGCTTCAAGTTTTGATAAGAGCTGATTTTTGGATGTGTGGCCTTGTTATGAGTCTATTACAGGACTTGGCAGACTGCGTCTCAGTATGAAATTTGGATTCTTGTCAGTTCCACAAGCTGTAACTTCTGTAATGATGTCATGACGGTGAACATGTTGACATAACGCGtgaaaacagacacaggagCTGTGATTCCTCTCTCTTGTCCTCACCCTCTCCTTATCTGCTTAGGAGAACCCTTCCCCCCCCGcccctgtctttttctttttctttttttcaaaaaacatcTGTTGCCATAGAAACGTAACGGTTTGATTGACACACGTGTCCTTCCACCTGGCAGCACACCGGTCTGGGCTTCAGGCGCTCCAGCTCAGACGCAGCCTATGAGCTGGCTGAGACGGTGAGGGCGCAGCGCGAGTGCCGTCTCCGGCCCCACTACAGCGACCCCATGCCAGCCGACGCCTCCAAGCGCAAACAGCTGGAGATGAAGATCGCTGCCGCCGCACGTCTCCACGGCCACCGCCGGGAccgtgacagagacagagaaagtggTGAGTGCATGTATGACAGCTGCATTAAATGGATGTGTTGCATGTGTAATACGTTGTTGAATTACAGTTGAGCCACTTTGGAGCAAATGTTCACTGAAGTGGCAAATTAATATCCTGAAGCTGTAAACTACTCAGGATTATCCAAAATTTGTAATTCAAAGACTCACAGTCAAGTAATTTCTAATCCGGATGCAAATCAGCATTCTTATCAGCTCAGGTCATCAGCCTCTTGTTGGGTCTAACTTTTCACCGCAGTAGTCTCTATTTTGGGTCAACTGTCCCAatatttcccacaatgcaactctTGTCTCCATCACTTGTTATCCCTCCCTAACGTCCACGTATCCAGGCTGCAactcaggctttttttttttttacctgagcTGTAaaggacttcttttttttttaatacagattTCGTTCTAATAGAAAAACAAATAGtccaaaaacacagactgtctCAGCACAactttttgctgtttgtctgtcattcAGCTTAAAAGCGATCAGTCTCAGTCATCAGGCGGACCCTCGCTCACCTCAGTACCGTCACCACTGGGGGCCCCAGGCAGAATGATTATCTGGCTCCAAGCATGAAGTCAGTACGTCTTACTCACATTTCCACTGAAGTTATAGACCCAGTGAGAGTAATAATACAAACAAGTCACGTCCAAAAAGAGACTTGAATCCCTGCTTTATATCAGCAGCTGTGACTTGCTGTTTCCTTCCTGAGGACAGTCTGTTCATAAATCCCTGCACCTGTACAGAAGTCCATGTCCTCATTCCATCTCTCCCCCTTCGCCTCAtcgggagggagggggggcataTCACCCTAAAATGGAGAATAAACCGCCATCTAAAGCagattttaaaatctgttgcCTTTTAAAAAGATTAAGGCTATCAAGAGCtgcaattgttttgttttaacatctATTATACAACTCGGCAAGAAGCTGGCCATCCAGTCTTTGCCTCCCCCCGccaaacgcacacaaacgcacacacatatatacacacaggtCCCTTGCTAATCCTCTGCTGTCAACAGAAGTTCTTTGACACTGGACAGCCGGCCACAGGATGTCAGTCAATATGGCATATGCTAATGGTGACCTTGTTGCTCTTTGCCGCAGATAAAAAGGGACGTGGACAGGAAGTAGTTCTCCTCTTTGTACCAAAAATGATCAATAAGTGGTTtcttatttatacatatttaaagCTACTATAACGagtttgaataaaatgtttgaaattctgtctgagcagcttagaaaacacatctgtctctcagtttaaacacaaacacacactgacatgacaCGTATCGACAACAAAGGTTAAGTGGTTGACTGCAGGGTTAGCGATGTAATTATTGGAGAAAGATGATATCTATAATAGTTCCTTCATGTTGACCTGGCCAGTAATGAGAAGTCCAGATTAAACGGGGATTCATTAGGGAGGCTGACATTAGTGTGCGTGTCTGTAGAGACTAAATTAATAACCTCTAATGAGTCTACAtctctgcagctccagcagcaaTTCGTGGTCGCTCAGAACCCCCCGGTGAGGAGCGTCAGGCGGGTCTGGGTGTGACTCGGTCCGGGCAGCATCGCTGGAGCACCATCAGCAGTCTGAGCGCCGACAGCGGCGTGGTGGGCCTGAGTGATgagcgggaggaggaggacagcgaGCCTCGCCGTTACCGCAGAAACCGGGGAGCCGAGGTCGAACGGGTGGACAGCGGCATCGGCCCGGGGCTGTCCCGCACCTGGAAGAGACCGTCCGCCTCCCTCAGAGCCTGGGAGGCCCAGAGACCCTGTCCGGATTGTGGACTGAGGGACGGGGCCTCCAAAGAGCGAGGAGAGCGCATGTGTGAACGCTGCTCCAAGCTGCGCACCGAGCGCAAAGAAGCCATCCTGGAGTTTCTAAACACAGAGTCGAGTTACGGCGAGGACCTGCGGATCATCAAGGAGGAGTTTTACTGCCCCATGCAGAGCGCAGGGCTGCTGACGGCCGAGCAGCTCACCGTGGTTTTCGGGAACGTCCAGGAACTGATAGACGTCAACGACCGCTTCACCGAACACCTGCAGGACAGCATCGACCAGGCCTTTGACCAGGTGAcccgctctcacacacaccatattctgatgatttttgttttattttttattttttttaaagctgttaaGCTTTGAGTCGCTTTTCTAAAACCTTTAAATGCCAGGCTTTCATTTGAGCGCCCACAAAACGTTGAAACAGTCTGAGATGATTTCAGATTCAGttcaggaggagagaaaaaaggtgTGTTTAAAGTCTGGAGCTGAAAATCCAAAGCTCGGTGAAGAAAGGATCTATGGCCAGAGGATTATTTGTTAAATCTAGGAGCAGTTAAAACGAGTGGAACGGAGATAAAGAGGTGGGATTTTTAGGATGGAGTCAGAATGAGGCTGGTGAAAACTGGCTGGCCACTCAGATCAGTGGAGTGTAGACGGAGTGCTGACTCAGCTGGAACTTATTAGGACTTGCTGCTGGGGAAAAGTCTGGGAAAATGCATAGTTTGTTATAGTTGTTTAGTTGTTGATCTTAAGAGACTTAAGTGAACGTGATACTATTTTACATCActaagttagggttagggttaggatgcTGTTTCTGAGGTCGAtggccgttttttttttttttttttaaaccaaggtGGACGAGAAGCTGTAAACTCTGTCAGCTGCTccgtttgtttttaattcatccaCCTTGATTTGACCGTTTCCATCTTGTTCTAGGAAAAGCTCACAGTGTTTCCAATCCTTAGCAGTGTGTTGGCCACTCCTTTATCATCCCCGCTGTGTCAGCTCACCTGAGGCCCGACCTGATGCTGCCAAATTAAAGTCCTGGATGGACCCGCGTGCTCTGAGGCTAAACTCTTTAGGGGAGATGTTATCACTGTTAGGCCACAGAGTTTGGTTCATCCTTCAGATACTGACGAGGTCGAGGCCAAATGGAAATTCTGTACATCTGTTTCGTCCACGTAATTTTCAGAACTGAACTTACTGCGCCGGTACTGTCGTGACTTGCTGAGACAAATGAATCCCCCCCAGTGCGTGACACTGAGGTGACCGTGTTCTGTCTTGCCCTTTGACCCCAGGGAGACGAGGACCTGCTGACAGTATACATAGGAGAGATCTTCCTGGAGTTCGTCAATATGCTGCCCGCCTTCCAGACATACTGCCTGCAGCAGTCCACCTCGGTCAACATGCTCAACACcctggagaaggagaaagaactGCTCCGGTAAACTCAAAAGCACAACGATTCATTTTTCTGTCGGCCCGTGTGATGGAAAAGTTACTCTGGGAGCTTTCTCGAGTTCCTGCCACAGCTGTTCTGTATAATTCTTAATGGAAAAGACAGGGACTTATCACTAATTCAGAGGAAGCTCTATTTTGGGAGTAGAGCTGCAATGATTCATATTTTTAGACAGCACCACAGCTCACCCATGAGTCAGCCTGTTCTGTGATTGCTATTAATCAACTTTTTAAGAGCTCTCGGAGGACTCGCTCGGCCTGTAAGAAtctgtctgcttttgtcttaattttctgtttctcctttttcaggATCTTCCTGGATGTTTCCCAGAACGACAACACGGCGCTGCGTCGCATGAACTTGCGCTCCTTCCTCATAGCGCCGCTCCAACGCGTGACCAAATACCCGCTTCTGTTGAGCCGCATCATCAAGGTCACTCCCGAGTGCCACCCGGACTACGCGCGTCTCCGCGAGGCCAAGAGCCGCGTGGAGTCCCACCTGGAGCACATCAACATGAAGACCAAGCAGGAGGGCAACGGCGTCACCTGGTCCCTCCGCTCATTCCGCCGCGACAGCCGCAAGAACCGGGAGGTGATCAACATCGAGATGCGAGAGGTGTCGATGAAGACGGTGGGCTGGGCGAGAGAAAACACGCGCTTCGTCATGGAGGGCCCGCTTCAGTTGTCCCAGCCAGCGGACGGTCAGTGGGTGAAGAAAGGCACCAAGGCCCTCAAGTTTCAAAACGTTCAGAGTCTGCTGATGGTGAGGACACAGCGGGTGGGTGAAGCACCGGGACAGGGCAACGACCTGGGGGCACGGGGAGATCAGGGGGAAGGTGGCGGCTGTGGTGAGAGCATTCGAGACGGAGTGCTGGTTCTAATCAAGGACAAAAGCAGCGGGAAGTTCACCGTGCTGAGAGAGCCCATCCGACTGGGGAACTGTGTGGTTTCCACAGATCCAGACTGCGAGGACACATTCGAGGTCCTCGATATCCGGCGGGAGTCTTTCGTTTTCCGCGCCTCAGACAAATCTCGCACCCAGCAGTGGTTCCATCAGATTAAGAGATACACTCGGGACTTGGGCACCTGGAGGAAAAGACGCAACGCTTTACCCAACATCATGATCAACACAAACCAGAGCCGCTCCTGAGACCGACCACCCCCACCTCTCCGTCACACTGTAAATAACCAGAATCCTTCAAAAATCAAGCTGACGACAAGAAACACTTTCTCAAAGTCTCTTGAGGGTAGTTAAGAGAATGATttagcacttttttttcttacagagCTGTTAAGTGCTCCATAGGCTACTGTCATGAAGTTATAAATGAAGATTTCAGTTAAAGCCgttgcattatttaaaaaaaaagaaaaaaagaaaagaaataattaaaatcagaTCCTTGGACAACCAAAAAACTTGGGCAGTGCTCGTCAGCCTTGATTGTAAAGACTGTTTGCTCTCGGAGAAAGAGCGCCGTGTTTTCAGTAATTAGGGTGTGTCTGTTGAATAGCatgactgaaaataactgactccaaaaagtaaaattgtaacctttttttttttttttttatacgaGGCAGTAAGGGGGTTGTCTTTTCTggacgtttttttgtttgtttgtttgttttttgtttttgtttttttggttgtaaAGGTGAAGATGTGGTTGGTGGTTTCGTTTTTTGTCGTCACTGCCCTCTACCGGCCGTTGGCGGCGGAGCAACTTTCACTGCCAGAGATGCAGTTGAGCAGCGGCCTCGCTAACAGGCCCAGCAGACCTCCTGTATCACTGTGTTCAAATGAGGACTCAAGCAACAGCAATAATCTCTgccagtttttcaaaataagtaGCTACTGTATATGCATTTCATTTCCCAAGATTTCCTGTTGGGGTTCAGGTGTTTATCCAACTTCAATACGCGCTGTTTGCTGTTGACTTTCAAGTGGCTGACTCAACTTAAGTCTCAAATCATGTTTGCAGCGTTAAAAGCACCATTCAATAATCCCAGTGCCATGAAGGCAGGTTTGTGAGAAATCTAGTCTAATCTCATTTTTGTTAAAGTCATAGCAAAGTAGGTGACACCACAATTCCCTCCCCTGTGTTACGTGCAGAGATTTTCAACCTTGGGTTTTGGGACAGATATATTGGTATGTGTTTAATCACGACATATCTGAGAACCAAAGGAccgctgtttgtttgtttgttgctttttttttttgtttgtttgttttgttttttttttttgcttgttttatgaAACAAAGTAATTCAAATTATAAGAGTATCATTTGAAAAAGAGGAACCAGCAAAAAAAACTTTGTGGGGtcgtttaaaaataaatctactGATTTATCACTTCAGCACGGTTTGAAAACtatctcaaaataaaacaaaattattctATTTAAAAACTTAATGACATGAAAtctgtggtggggggggggaattttaaaggaacagtttTGTGATGAAtcatatccaaaaaaaaaaaaaaaattcccagtCACACTGTCATAACACAATTATTACTGTGTTATTATCCGACGTAGCAATGAGCTGTTGTGCCTTGATTACTGTGGAGCTAAAACTATTTATTTGCAACGTCACTGTAGCTTTTCTCTGAGATATGATTAGGTCGCCCTCTGCTGGCGTGAATATACAAGGCAATATCTGCATTCGCCTGACAGTCCCCAGACGCTGGTGTCACATGATCTTCTATTTATAGTGTGTTACTACTTttcctggttgtgtgttttatttatgaacgctttattttgtttaatgcACTTTATTCTGATTCAGTGATACAACACTCTCGTGTGTAGCTGCTGGTAAAAATGTGTTACGCCGTCATGTTATTCACAATTCTTCGTATTAGAAGGAAGTAAAGCTGAAGTCAGCGCGTCGATTCAGTACAGTTGATTGTGTCGTTAAACCAAAACCACTATTTAAGactgatgctgtttttgtttttgcgaTGACGTAGCACTAGAAGAGGTAGCAAATCACTGTGTTTTGGAAGGCAGGGCTGCTCAACTCCACACCAACACTACTGTGCTGCTGGAGGACGCTGTTTCAGATGAACtcttacaaaatgtaaaacaaaaaaaagtgactgCATACcgttattttccttttcctcatttGCATTTGACAGGCCCGATGTATTATTTCCCCTAATGAATTCTATTAAAAGATTTTAAACAACCTTGTGCGTTCCTCTGTGCTTCAATTCATTCACAAAATGCAACCAAGTTTGAAATGTAGAACgtagaaatatatttacagcaGTTTTGAGAATCTTTAGGACAACAAATTCAAAGACAGGAATACACACAGTACAAGTGGAATGCACTTATTACTCCAgggaacaaaaacaataaatgccAGAAATATGAAAGTGGGTTATTTCTATAAAATACAATTCAGCTCCACTACAGTAAAGAGGCAAAAGAGAAGCTtggatgctgaaaaaaaaaattcaagacattcccagaagtggaaaaaaaaacaaacaaacaaacaaagaaccaTCAGTATACATAAAACATGCAGTACATGACATTCTGActattttgtatttgtggatGGATCTCCAGAGAAAGCTTCATCACCTGACAGCCAACATATTAAAATGGCTCATTAGACAATCATTGGCACTGTGATGCAAGTGCTCCTCGCTGTTGAAAAGCAGAAcgtaagaaaacaaaaagaagaatccACCCGATCACAGCGCAGCTTCACACCATGCTAAGTgcatctttgtcttttctttggcTCGTCCTCTCCAGGAGCCTCATTTATGAATACATCCTGTGTATCAAGGTTGGAAGTTCATGATCCAAATCCAAATACTAACTTCATAAGAAAAGGTCAGAAAATATCTGAATCGGCTATAAAACATAATTACAGAATGCtattttctgccttttggtCTTTTTAGATTTCCTTCATAAACGAAGCTCCTGGAGGTCTGTTTggatacacttttttttttttttgacagtaaCACAGGCTACATAGAACTAACACCAGGCATAGACTCATCTGGTGAAcaccacaaaatcatttttagttttcttttttttttttgttgttgttgatgtttttgcaaataaacacaaacaaccacataCAATAAGCTCTGCACGGCAGGAGCACTCTGGCTCATCTCTGCCAGTCTTCTTGAACGAATTAAACATCGATTTActataattcaattaaaaaaaaaaaaacagatgttgaATGTTGCAAAAGCAACTCAGGGAAACAATAACAGATGCATCTGGTGAAGATGAGAACACAGAACCGGCAACAAACTGAACCTCTGAACGAGGATGTCAAACTCCGGCACCATCTCTGCCACCCCCTGACAGACTGCCACCCATCTAAAGCACTTCTCATGTTCacacgcatacaaacacacactcacacagtctgTCCTTGGCTGCAGGGCCCTCAGGCAGATCTCTGGGTCTTGCCTTCCAGCTGGGGTAAGGTCTCCGATCTGCAGCAGCCGTGGAGAGCTCCCAGCCTGGGGTAGCTACCGCACCCTCCTCCAGTCTCCCACAGCCGATCAACGCCTCGCGCCTCTACTTGTCCCCACCGGACTCGGACTCCTTGGCCAGGCCACGGATTGACAGGTCATACACCACCTCCTCGATCTTCTTCACGTCGTATTTGAGGCCGTCGTAGCGCTTCCGCAGCGGGTCATTTTTCAGGTTGAGCAGGCGGAAGCCTGAGTCCAGCTCATTAATGAAGTTGGAGATGCGCAGCGGCCGAGTGTAGTCTCCGGCTGTGACACTGTTCACCGCCAGACGTGACTGCAGGAACAAATGAAGCACAGAGTTACTTGCATGTATGAGCGGCttcaaaatttaaaacattttcacaaaaaaattgaattagGCTGCATCTAAAAATTGACTTCATCGTCAGTTGATGTACAAATTACTTCACTGATAAATCACAACGTCGGTAAAATCTTAGAAAATAGTGAAAGGTGCCTGTGATGGTGTCCCAAAGCCCAAGACTTGATTACAAagcagcttttctttcaccaaATAATTCTGTAGTTGAAATTTCTGGCCATGTCAGGATCTTTTGCAATACAGCAATAACAACATTTCACCCTTTAGGGCATCATGATTTAAAGCAGTCAAGAGGAAACTCACCAGTTCACTAGCCATGATCAGCACTCCTGCCAGGTAGTCCTCTACATCCAGGTGAAAGCCTTTCTCCCGCACCACCTCGACTGGAGGGTGAAAGGAATCAACTGTAAGGCTCACAGTCCTCAGTGACAGTTACACACTAACGCATGAGCCGGTACCTACTGCCAAGTATCTGAGCCACCTCCTCCCGAGTCACAAGAGTTTCACTCTCCAGGTACACAACAAAGGCGGCTAAGAAAGCCAAGCGCTGCAGCACAAACCGCCAGTGTTCATGGAACCTAGAGCGGGATCAAAATGGTTGACTTCAGCGTTTATCAAGTAAAATGAACCCATTTGGATGATGGGGGGGATATACAGACAACTAAACAAATGTTAATTTTCTTGCTAAGCTGTTTGAAAGGCGGCTCATACCTGTAATACTGCTCCACAGGAAATTTTGTTTTAAGGTCTGCAAGTTGTGTCCTGACTGTGCAGAACAACTCACGAGCCTTTGCACATTTACTGGGAACTGATGGGAGCCAGgaataaaggaaaaagagaagcttAGTGGAGAAAACACCCATCAGGCAAAATTCAAAGCTGTTCAGACTGTGTCAGGCTTACTTTCCTTGAATCCAGATGGTTGGTGGACACTTTGGAGAACTGTTAGTATTTCTCTAGCTGTCTGCTCCAAAATCTGAACCACCTTACGGATATCctacaaataaaacacatttagtttatacaagtgtttttctttacatgtcAGTTAAATGTTATATACAAACATGTTTAATGGATTACGAGTTCCTTCTCATAAAATCAAATTCTGTTACTTCACTTGCTTATAAGCACTCTTACACAGTTGATGTATATGTATAGCCCCAATCAATCAGTATCTGACCATCACTTGTTTTGACGTTTGACCTTATCTACCAGGGTAAATAAGTTTAAGTGTCACAGCCACTCT
This portion of the Echeneis naucrates chromosome 21, fEcheNa1.1, whole genome shotgun sequence genome encodes:
- the tsn gene encoding translin, coding for MSVTEMFSYIQGFLSADQDVREDIRKVVQILEQTAREILTVLQSVHQPSGFKEIPSKCAKARELFCTVRTQLADLKTKFPVEQYYRFHEHWRFVLQRLAFLAAFVVYLESETLVTREEVAQILGIEVVREKGFHLDVEDYLAGVLIMASELSRLAVNSVTAGDYTRPLRISNFINELDSGFRLLNLKNDPLRKRYDGLKYDVKKIEEVVYDLSIRGLAKESESGGDK